One Terriglobales bacterium genomic window carries:
- a CDS encoding tyrosine-protein phosphatase: protein MSTSRHIATAFVRARTRRHLLTWTTVAALFLGLPVPQLNGQQASPPATKAAAPAVKLKEPGLPNLGRVNERLFRGGQPEEKGFDTLRRLGVEIVVDFNTSQDAIRKERTEVESRGMRYLSIPWSARSLPSKEQVEEFLRLTRNHPRTTIFVHCHRGADRTGVMVAAYRMAFEGWTPEQALAEMEQFKFHGFWYRHLKQYVRDFPALLRSDPGFISALSPASSH from the coding sequence GTGTCAACTTCGAGACATATCGCAACCGCTTTCGTCCGCGCGCGGACTCGACGTCACCTGCTGACCTGGACAACGGTCGCGGCCTTGTTCCTCGGGCTGCCGGTTCCTCAGCTCAACGGCCAGCAGGCGTCTCCGCCTGCCACCAAGGCCGCGGCTCCGGCCGTCAAGCTGAAGGAGCCCGGTCTACCCAATCTCGGGCGTGTCAACGAGCGCTTGTTTCGCGGCGGCCAGCCGGAAGAGAAAGGATTTGACACACTCCGCCGGCTGGGCGTCGAGATCGTCGTTGACTTCAACACCAGCCAGGATGCGATCCGCAAGGAGCGCACCGAGGTGGAGTCGCGCGGCATGCGCTACCTGAGCATCCCCTGGAGCGCACGATCACTTCCAAGCAAGGAGCAGGTCGAGGAGTTCCTTCGTCTGACGCGCAATCATCCGCGCACCACGATATTCGTGCACTGCCACCGTGGCGCGGATCGAACGGGTGTGATGGTGGCGGCTTATCGCATGGCGTTCGAGGGATGGACTCCGGAGCAAGCCCTGGCTGAGATGGAACAGTTCAAGTTTCACGGCTTCTGGTACCGGCACCTGAAGCAGTACGTGCGTGACTTCCCCGCCCTGCTGCGTTCTGATCCCGGCTTCATCTCGGCCCTCTCCCCGGCTTCGTCGCACTAG
- a CDS encoding FAD-dependent oxidoreductase has product MHTAEVVIIGGGIVGSSIAYHLTEAGCRDVLVIERETHQGKGSTGKSMGGVRAQFSTPVNIQMSLYSIPFYASFEERLGHPSGYRPQGYLFAATSDAHLSYLRANYERQVALGLKTARLISADDITRMYPQLRSDDIRGGSFCSTDGFVDPYSAMVGFMTRAAEQGARLWRDTEVTGIARNGDGVSCVETTRGPVGTRTVVNAAGAWAAGVARMAGVDLPVEPLRRMLVPTEPFDAFPRTAPMIIDMSNGFHFRPEALGFLLAWNDPEETPGFKTDFDPNFIEKVLTRAADRVPCFEQVAVNPKRAWAGLYEMTPDHHPVLGPASGVRGLFFANGFSGHGVMHAPATGKIVSDLILTGKTDVVDAKLLNLERFAEGRMIEETAVL; this is encoded by the coding sequence GTGCACACGGCGGAAGTGGTCATTATCGGCGGCGGAATCGTCGGGTCGAGCATCGCCTATCACCTGACGGAAGCCGGATGCCGGGATGTGTTGGTGATCGAGCGGGAAACCCATCAGGGCAAGGGCTCCACCGGCAAGAGCATGGGCGGCGTGCGGGCCCAGTTCTCGACCCCTGTCAACATCCAGATGTCGCTGTACTCCATCCCGTTCTACGCCTCGTTCGAGGAGCGGCTGGGGCATCCTTCGGGTTACCGGCCGCAGGGGTATTTGTTCGCCGCGACCAGCGACGCACATTTGAGTTACTTGCGCGCCAACTATGAACGTCAGGTAGCGCTGGGTTTGAAGACAGCGCGGCTGATCTCCGCCGACGACATCACGCGGATGTACCCGCAACTGCGCTCGGATGACATTCGCGGCGGCAGTTTCTGCTCCACGGACGGATTCGTGGACCCTTACAGTGCCATGGTGGGCTTCATGACCCGCGCCGCCGAACAAGGAGCGCGCCTATGGCGGGATACCGAGGTGACCGGGATTGCCCGTAATGGAGATGGCGTTTCGTGCGTAGAGACGACACGCGGTCCGGTCGGGACGCGCACGGTGGTGAACGCGGCGGGAGCGTGGGCCGCGGGAGTGGCCCGCATGGCGGGGGTGGACCTGCCGGTCGAGCCGTTGCGCCGCATGCTGGTGCCGACCGAGCCGTTCGACGCCTTCCCCCGGACCGCGCCCATGATCATCGACATGTCCAACGGCTTTCATTTTCGCCCGGAGGCTCTCGGTTTCCTGCTGGCGTGGAACGATCCGGAGGAAACGCCGGGATTCAAGACCGACTTCGATCCCAACTTCATCGAAAAGGTGCTGACGCGCGCCGCGGACCGAGTGCCCTGCTTCGAGCAAGTGGCCGTGAATCCCAAGCGCGCCTGGGCGGGTTTGTACGAGATGACTCCCGACCATCATCCCGTCCTGGGACCTGCATCCGGCGTCCGAGGCCTGTTCTTCGCCAATGGCTTCAGCGGACATGGGGTGATGCACGCCCCAGCCACCGGCAAGATTGTTTCCGACCTGATCCTCACGGGAAAGACGGACGTGGTGGACGCCAAGCTGCTCAACCTGGAGCGGTTTGCCGAAGGGCGGATGATCGAAGAGACTGCGGTTCTGTGA